The bacterium genomic sequence GGTCAGACTGCCCGCGGCCTGCGGCCAGGCCAGCCGCAGGGTTTCATCTGCCGTGAACCGCACCTGCGGCAGAGGATCATCGAGAAGGCCCCGCAGTGTCTGCACCAATCTTCGCGGAGCGTGGGCTTGCGGGTCACGGCGCAGAAGTTCTCCCGCGCACCAGACCGCAGCCAGGCGTACCTGGGCCACGCGACTGGTCATCAGGCGGGTCAGTCTTGCCCAGGACTTTCCAGGTTGCCCAAACCGCGCCAGGCAGCGCAGGGCGGCAATTTGCATAGAGGTGTCGCCGGATTTGAGCAAAGGCCATAAGTATTTATCATCCCCGGCGCGGCCCAGTTCCTCTAATACGGGCAGCAGAGGCAGAGCCTCGCGGATGGCCGCGTTACTTCTCAGTCTGAGCAGCAGCGCCGCGCGCGCAGTGACTCCCTGACGCACCAGGGCGCGGCGCAGGATTTCGTAATATGTGGCC encodes the following:
- a CDS encoding HEAT repeat domain-containing protein gives rise to the protein MRIKNSLRFGLCLVLCLWTVSRAVTLDNLLDSAAAEPVLYGRPERCDSLVAHISAYPPDSLIGRLGTPWATYYEILRRALVRQGVTARAALLLRLRSNAAIREALPLLPVLEELGRAGDDKYLWPLLKSGDTSMQIAALRCLARFGQPGKSWARLTRLMTSRVAQVRLAAVWCAGELLRRDPQAHAPRRLVQTLRGLLDDPLPQVRFTADETLRLAWPQAAGSLTGPLTSARPGTKK